One Telluria mixta DNA window includes the following coding sequences:
- a CDS encoding PfkB family carbohydrate kinase has translation MTQNVQGPVAVFGEALVDDFGDRQVIGGAPFNVARHLAALGQDALMLTRVGLDENGARMRAEFERFGLSMAGLQVDATLPTGRVSVERHSDGGHRFTILPHQAYDAMEADAAVAAMTAAAPATLYFGTLAQREPASRDALARLLAATDACRYLDLNVREGQVTERCVFASLHAADIVKVNEEELQDLFGWYTHMRLPTDDMGCNDVRHACATLLRVFNLAGLIVTLGPRGAVWFGADGAYHATRAPTAPVQLADTVGAGDAFSAVFLLGRARGWPLDVTLARANQFAGAVCGIVGAVPDDRAFYRPFIERWEI, from the coding sequence ATGACGCAGAATGTGCAAGGACCGGTCGCCGTCTTCGGCGAAGCGCTGGTCGACGATTTCGGCGACCGCCAGGTGATCGGCGGCGCGCCGTTCAACGTGGCGCGCCACCTGGCCGCGCTAGGACAGGATGCCCTGATGCTGACCCGCGTGGGCCTGGACGAGAACGGTGCCCGCATGCGTGCGGAGTTCGAGCGCTTCGGCCTGTCGATGGCCGGGCTGCAGGTGGATGCGACCTTGCCGACGGGCCGGGTGAGTGTGGAACGCCACAGCGACGGCGGCCACCGCTTCACGATCCTGCCGCACCAGGCTTATGATGCGATGGAGGCCGATGCCGCCGTCGCCGCCATGACGGCTGCGGCGCCCGCGACGCTGTATTTCGGCACGCTGGCCCAGCGCGAGCCGGCATCGCGCGATGCGCTGGCGCGGCTGCTGGCCGCGACGGATGCCTGCCGCTACCTGGACCTGAACGTGAGGGAAGGGCAGGTGACGGAGCGGTGCGTGTTCGCGTCGCTGCACGCGGCTGACATCGTCAAGGTCAACGAAGAGGAGTTGCAGGATTTGTTCGGCTGGTACACCCACATGCGGCTCCCGACGGACGACATGGGATGCAATGACGTGCGCCACGCGTGCGCGACCTTGCTGCGCGTGTTCAACCTGGCGGGCCTGATCGTGACGCTGGGCCCGCGCGGTGCCGTCTGGTTCGGGGCCGATGGCGCATACCACGCCACGCGCGCGCCGACGGCACCGGTGCAGCTGGCCGACACGGTCGGCGCCGGCGACGCCTTCTCCGCCGTGTTCCTGCTGGGCCGCGCGCGCGGCTGGCCGCTCGACGTGACGCTGGCGCGCGCCAACCAGTTCGCCGGCGCCGTGTGCGGCATCGTCGGCGCCGTCCCGGACGACCGCGCGTTCTACCGTCCATTCATCGA
- a CDS encoding LacI family DNA-binding transcriptional regulator: MADIARLAGVSTSTVSRALSHSPLVNQETRDRILDLARSLNYTINIGAQNLRLQQNRTVAVVIPIEQATRQQLSDPFFLSMLGSLADALSAQGFDILVSRVDADEVDAAAAPFDGGRAIGVILIGQGRHHDQLNKMAARGVPFVVWGAQLPQQLYTTVGGDNVTGGRLATERLLAQGRRRIAFFGDTSLPEVEQRYRGYVEALAAHGLSPDPQLHVASSFLPESGGQAVAELARRGVAYDALFASSDLLAMKSIHAMREQGKDIPADVAVVGYDDIELSSYFHPPLTTVAQPRDVAARALVDALLVLVDGRSAPSVQLPTELIVRASA, translated from the coding sequence ATGGCCGACATCGCACGCCTGGCGGGCGTGTCGACGTCGACCGTCTCGCGCGCGCTCAGCCACAGCCCTCTCGTCAACCAGGAAACGCGCGACCGCATCCTCGACCTCGCGCGCTCGCTGAACTACACGATCAACATCGGCGCGCAAAACCTGCGGCTGCAGCAGAACCGCACGGTGGCCGTCGTCATCCCGATCGAGCAGGCCACGCGCCAGCAGTTGTCCGACCCGTTCTTCCTGTCGATGCTGGGCAGTCTCGCGGACGCGCTCAGCGCCCAGGGCTTCGACATCCTCGTCTCGCGCGTGGATGCCGATGAGGTCGACGCGGCCGCCGCGCCGTTCGACGGCGGGCGTGCGATCGGCGTGATCCTGATCGGCCAGGGCCGCCACCACGATCAACTGAACAAGATGGCCGCGCGCGGCGTGCCGTTCGTCGTCTGGGGCGCGCAGCTGCCGCAGCAGTTGTACACGACGGTCGGCGGCGACAACGTCACGGGTGGCCGCCTCGCGACGGAACGCCTGCTGGCGCAGGGCCGGCGCCGCATCGCCTTCTTCGGCGATACGAGCCTGCCCGAAGTCGAGCAGCGCTACCGCGGCTACGTGGAAGCGCTGGCCGCGCACGGCCTGTCTCCCGATCCGCAACTGCACGTGGCCTCGTCGTTCCTGCCCGAGAGCGGCGGGCAGGCCGTCGCGGAGCTGGCGCGGCGCGGCGTCGCCTACGATGCCCTGTTCGCCAGCAGCGACCTGCTCGCGATGAAATCCATCCACGCCATGCGCGAGCAGGGGAAGGACATTCCGGCCGACGTGGCCGTCGTCGGCTACGACGACATCGAATTGTCCAGCTACTTCCATCCGCCGCTCACTACCGTCGCCCAGCCGCGCGACGTGGCCGCGCGCGCGCTCGTCGATGCGCTGCTCGTCCTCGTCGACGGCCGCAGCGCACCCTCCGTCCAGCTTCCCACCGAACTGATCGTCCGCGCCAGCGCCTGA
- a CDS encoding TonB-dependent receptor, whose translation MEVRMKHTARAVALALLHLGAASAQEAAAPAASSTDGLKMERVVVTGTPTGSSKMKSSVSVSTLEADAIQNLAPTSAAEVLRSIPGVRSESSGGEGNANITVRGVPISAGGARYVQMQEDGLPVLQFGDFNFITPDSYIKIDGTLDHVEAVRGGSASTLATNSPGGIINFISKDGAQKGGSIGLTRGLDYDSTRVDFDYGAPISERDRFFVGGFYRRGEGIRNAAGKDERGGQLRANFTHDFDGGYLRVSLKHLDDQSPTALPVPVLVNNGHISEIAGIDPRYASFYSPYWVQDVSLTKGNGHVASDVNDGLSVKSNAIGLEGSFDLGNGWTVTDKFRKASNSGRFVGVFPADSGTVGSYTFATGPDAGKAYNGRAFNAVVFNTSIDDAGNTLNDARLTKTFKIDGAKLNVTAGWYSSLQKLGLTWNFNQYLMQATGDNPALLKTGSSTPGYVGPAFGGCCSRAVDVEYRTNSPYANIGWEQGTVNVDASVRRDRQHAGGSANIATNAASYLPGTVQHVDYDIGHTSYSVGGNWRVTPSLALFARTSEGVAFNADRILFGTPLDGSAPISINTVKQLEGGVKWRSGGLSTFLTLFHAKTRESNYEATTQLSTANSYDAKGAELEAAYRVGDFRVTGGLTLTNAKITATAPGGEATIGHTPRRQAHAVYQLTPSYDLGAANFGLAVVGTGKSWGDDANTLVLPGYTVVHAFLNYQLTPKVQLSVNANNLFNRIGYTEIEGDGHAARSITGRAVKASVKYAF comes from the coding sequence ATGGAAGTTCGCATGAAGCACACGGCGCGTGCCGTGGCGCTGGCTTTGCTGCACCTGGGTGCGGCGTCCGCACAGGAAGCCGCCGCGCCGGCGGCATCGTCGACCGATGGCCTGAAGATGGAACGCGTCGTCGTGACGGGCACGCCGACCGGTTCGAGCAAGATGAAGTCGAGCGTCTCGGTCAGCACGCTGGAAGCGGACGCCATCCAGAACCTCGCGCCGACCAGCGCCGCCGAAGTGCTGCGCTCGATCCCCGGCGTGCGCTCGGAATCGTCGGGCGGCGAAGGCAATGCCAACATCACCGTGCGCGGCGTGCCCATCTCCGCGGGCGGCGCGCGCTACGTGCAGATGCAGGAAGACGGCCTGCCGGTGCTGCAGTTCGGCGACTTCAACTTCATCACCCCCGACAGCTACATCAAGATCGACGGCACCCTCGACCACGTGGAAGCCGTGCGCGGCGGCTCGGCCTCGACGCTCGCCACCAACTCGCCGGGCGGCATCATCAACTTCATCTCGAAGGACGGTGCGCAGAAGGGCGGCAGCATCGGCCTGACGCGCGGCCTCGATTACGACAGCACGCGCGTCGACTTCGACTACGGCGCGCCGATCTCGGAACGCGACCGCTTCTTCGTCGGCGGCTTCTACCGCCGCGGCGAAGGCATCCGCAACGCGGCCGGCAAGGACGAGCGGGGCGGCCAGCTGCGCGCGAACTTCACGCACGATTTCGACGGCGGCTACCTGCGCGTCTCGCTCAAGCACCTCGATGACCAGAGCCCGACGGCGCTGCCCGTGCCGGTCCTGGTCAACAACGGCCACATCTCGGAAATCGCCGGCATCGACCCGCGCTACGCGTCGTTCTATTCGCCGTACTGGGTGCAGGATGTCTCGCTCACCAAGGGCAACGGCCACGTCGCGAGCGACGTCAACGACGGCCTGTCCGTGAAGAGCAATGCGATCGGCCTGGAAGGCTCGTTCGACCTGGGCAACGGCTGGACCGTGACGGACAAGTTCCGCAAGGCGTCCAACAGCGGCCGCTTCGTGGGCGTCTTCCCGGCCGACAGCGGCACCGTCGGCAGCTATACGTTCGCCACGGGCCCCGACGCCGGCAAGGCCTACAACGGCCGCGCGTTCAACGCCGTCGTCTTCAACACGTCGATCGACGACGCGGGCAACACGCTGAACGATGCCCGCCTGACCAAGACTTTTAAAATCGACGGCGCGAAGCTGAACGTGACGGCGGGCTGGTACTCGTCGTTGCAGAAGCTGGGCCTGACCTGGAACTTCAACCAGTACCTGATGCAGGCGACCGGTGACAATCCGGCGTTGCTGAAGACGGGAAGCAGCACGCCGGGCTACGTCGGTCCGGCTTTCGGTGGCTGCTGCTCGCGCGCCGTCGACGTCGAATACCGCACCAATTCGCCGTACGCGAACATCGGCTGGGAGCAGGGCACCGTCAACGTGGACGCCAGCGTGCGCCGCGACCGCCAGCACGCCGGCGGCAGCGCCAACATCGCCACCAATGCCGCCAGCTACCTGCCGGGCACCGTGCAGCACGTCGACTACGACATCGGCCACACGTCGTATTCGGTGGGCGGCAACTGGAGAGTCACGCCGTCGCTGGCGCTGTTCGCCCGCACGAGCGAAGGCGTCGCGTTCAACGCCGACCGCATCCTGTTCGGCACCCCGCTGGACGGCAGCGCGCCGATCAGCATCAACACGGTGAAGCAACTGGAAGGCGGCGTGAAATGGCGCAGCGGCGGTCTGTCCACGTTCCTCACGCTGTTCCATGCGAAGACTCGCGAGAGCAACTACGAAGCGACGACGCAGCTGTCGACCGCGAACAGCTACGACGCGAAAGGCGCCGAACTGGAAGCGGCCTATCGCGTGGGCGACTTCCGCGTCACGGGCGGCCTCACCTTGACCAATGCGAAGATCACCGCGACGGCACCGGGCGGCGAAGCGACCATCGGCCACACGCCGCGCCGCCAGGCGCACGCCGTGTACCAGCTCACGCCGAGCTACGACCTGGGCGCGGCCAACTTCGGCCTGGCCGTCGTCGGCACGGGTAAAAGCTGGGGCGACGATGCCAACACGCTCGTCCTGCCCGGTTACACCGTCGTGCACGCGTTCCTGAACTACCAGCTGACGCCGAAGGTGCAGCTGTCCGTGAACGCCAACAACCTGTTCAACCGCATCGGCTACACCGAGATCGAAGGCGACGGTCACGCCGCCCGCTCGATCACGGGCCGCGCCGTGAAGGCCAGCGTCAAGTACGCGTTCTGA
- a CDS encoding alpha-amylase family glycosyl hydrolase — protein sequence MTTMSHSLRRLLEVLPAGRHADAERRFARHEAVLSDRLHRLYGHLPGHTAWFDNLLAGIGRLMAARPAALQALDAAREDDPNWFCAPTMLGYSAYVDKFGGDLRGVKERIPHLRDLGVTYLHLLPFLRPRAGENDGGFAVASFDEVDPRFGTMADLEDLTAALREAGISLCSDLILNHVADDHPWAQGAMTGDTAMRAFFHVLDEDKAHAYERTLGQVFPQAAPGNFTHVDAMGGWVWTTFYPFQWDLNYANPAVFEAVAAALLRLANRGIDVFRLDSTAFLWKRLGTDCMNQPEAHLLLQALRAIVDIAAPGVLLKAEAIVPTRELPAYFGDAAAPECHLAYHSTLMTAGWAALAEEDAGLVRAVAAATPPLPSGASWLTYVRCHDDIGWKHLLAEAGNLDRLAAVARCYNEKGGIGFQGGLATNGTAAALCGFDGSDEGLRRLLLVHGLALCFGGLPMLYMGDELAMANDDSYLADPAKAHDSRWIQRAPFDETRYAQRDDASTPAGRAYAGLRRLIKQRRDTPDLAAGAPCTVLPAGDPALLALARGERFLGLFNFSGRELTVDLAAYGRAGTVSLAPWDQAWL from the coding sequence ATGACGACGATGTCCCATTCCCTGCGCCGCCTGCTCGAGGTGCTGCCGGCTGGCCGCCACGCCGACGCCGAGCGCCGTTTCGCGCGCCACGAGGCCGTGCTTTCCGACCGCCTGCACCGCCTGTACGGCCATCTGCCCGGCCACACGGCCTGGTTCGACAACCTGCTGGCCGGGATCGGGCGCCTGATGGCCGCGCGCCCGGCCGCGCTGCAGGCGCTCGACGCCGCCCGCGAGGACGATCCCAACTGGTTCTGCGCCCCGACGATGCTGGGCTACAGCGCGTACGTCGACAAGTTCGGCGGCGACCTGCGCGGTGTGAAGGAACGCATCCCGCACCTGCGCGACCTGGGCGTCACGTATTTGCACCTGTTGCCGTTCCTGCGCCCGCGCGCGGGCGAGAACGACGGCGGCTTCGCCGTCGCCAGCTTCGACGAGGTCGACCCGCGCTTCGGCACGATGGCCGACCTGGAAGACCTGACGGCGGCACTGCGCGAAGCGGGCATCAGCCTGTGCTCCGACCTGATCCTGAACCACGTGGCCGACGACCATCCGTGGGCGCAGGGCGCCATGACCGGCGACACCGCCATGCGCGCCTTCTTCCACGTGCTGGACGAGGACAAGGCGCACGCCTATGAACGCACCCTGGGCCAGGTGTTCCCGCAGGCGGCGCCCGGCAATTTCACGCACGTCGATGCGATGGGCGGCTGGGTGTGGACCACGTTCTATCCATTCCAGTGGGACCTGAACTACGCCAACCCGGCCGTGTTCGAAGCCGTGGCGGCGGCGCTGCTGCGCCTTGCGAACCGCGGCATCGACGTGTTCCGCCTGGACTCCACCGCCTTCCTGTGGAAGCGCCTCGGCACGGACTGCATGAACCAGCCGGAAGCGCATCTGCTGCTGCAGGCGCTGCGCGCCATCGTCGATATCGCCGCGCCGGGCGTGCTGCTGAAGGCCGAGGCGATCGTGCCGACGCGCGAACTGCCCGCGTACTTCGGCGACGCGGCCGCGCCCGAATGCCACCTCGCCTACCACAGCACCCTCATGACGGCCGGCTGGGCCGCGCTGGCCGAGGAAGACGCGGGCCTCGTGCGCGCGGTCGCCGCCGCCACGCCGCCGCTGCCATCCGGCGCGAGCTGGCTGACCTATGTGCGCTGCCACGACGACATCGGCTGGAAACACCTGCTGGCCGAGGCGGGCAATCTCGATCGCCTGGCCGCCGTCGCGCGTTGTTATAACGAGAAGGGCGGCATCGGCTTCCAGGGCGGCCTCGCCACCAACGGCACGGCCGCCGCGCTGTGCGGCTTCGATGGATCCGATGAGGGCTTGCGGCGCCTGCTGCTCGTGCACGGCCTGGCGCTGTGCTTCGGCGGCCTGCCCATGCTGTACATGGGCGACGAGCTGGCGATGGCCAACGACGACAGTTATCTCGCCGACCCGGCGAAAGCGCACGACAGCCGCTGGATCCAGCGCGCGCCGTTCGACGAAACGCGTTACGCGCAGCGCGACGATGCATCGACGCCCGCAGGTCGTGCGTACGCGGGCCTGCGCCGCCTGATCAAGCAGCGCCGCGACACGCCGGATCTCGCGGCCGGCGCGCCGTGCACGGTGCTGCCCGCCGGCGACCCGGCCCTGCTGGCGCTGGCGCGTGGCGAGCGCTTCCTGGGTCTCTTCAACTTTTCCGGCCGCGAGCTGACCGTCGACCTGGCCGCGTACGGCCGCGCCGGCACGGTGAGTCTGGCGCCGTGGGACCAGGCGTGGCTATGA